ATACATTTGCGCTTTGAGAATGTAATGATTGATTTACTCACATATTGCGGCATCGATAGTAGTTTCTAAAACCAGTATATACACAGGATATCATGGAAGATGATTGCAATTggggttgttgttgctgttgcttctCTGAAAAATTTTCGTGTTCACTGTATGCTAGTTTGTTATCCCCCATATGTTGCAAAGCAAAACCATCTACATTGTCATCGGCGGTTTGTTTTTCGTAGGGAGAAAAGAGTTCAGCGGCCGAGTTGCCTTCAGCTCGCTTACCATAGCGTGAGCCCAAGAAGAAGCGATCGTTGCGTGGGACTACACTGAGTCGACGGATCTTTGAAGAGCTAAGTCCTATACCGCCGCCGGATCGTCCATATCGGCTGCCCACAAAAAAGGAAGGACGCTTGTGTGGTGTTAGGTGTTCTGTT
The sequence above is drawn from the Anastrepha obliqua isolate idAnaObli1 chromosome 4, idAnaObli1_1.0, whole genome shotgun sequence genome and encodes:
- the LOC129245901 gene encoding uncharacterized protein LOC129245901 codes for the protein MSHPAACYKGIILLATFTVLAHYAFEPVFAGSGGRDEPKQSEYNVLDENNYEHLTPHKRPSFFVGSRYGRSGGGIGLSSSKIRRLSVVPRNDRFFLGSRYGKRAEGNSAAELFSPYEKQTADDNVDGFALQHMGDNKLAYSEHENFSEKQQQQQPQLQSSSMISCVYTGFRNYYRCRNIDEINNIINQLTVAHSIEEGK